GAGTATATTTTGAAATACAAAAAAATGGAATAAAATAATCTTGGGGTGATAGAGATGTGGAAAATTAGTGTAAAAACTGAAAAGCATTCAGAGATTGTAGATATTACTTCTAAAGTGAAACAGATTGTAGAGGCAAGTGGGATAAAAAGTGGTTTGTGCACTGTTTATGTGCCGCACACAACTGCCGCAATTGTTGTAAACGAAAATACAGATCCTTCCGTTAAAGGAGATATTTTACAATCTCTTGATAAGTTGGTACCGTGGGACGATGTCTATTCTCATATTGAAGGCAATGCGGCAGCGCATATCAAGGCGGCTATTATTGGGTCTAGTAAAACATTTATTGTTGAAA
The sequence above is a segment of the Caldisericota bacterium genome. Coding sequences within it:
- a CDS encoding secondary thiamine-phosphate synthase enzyme YjbQ — its product is MWKISVKTEKHSEIVDITSKVKQIVEASGIKSGLCTVYVPHTTAAIVVNENTDPSVKGDILQSLDKLVPWDDVYSHIEGNAAAHIKAAIIGSSKTFIVENMEIILGTWQGIFFCEFDGPRERIVYVEIIEQ